A section of the Macadamia integrifolia cultivar HAES 741 chromosome 9, SCU_Mint_v3, whole genome shotgun sequence genome encodes:
- the LOC122088109 gene encoding zinc finger BED domain-containing protein RICESLEEPER 4-like translates to MEKFNLVKLTLARLFEEYRCMEITEEERGLQSHAIEDNTIGDVLDWEELSMYESSTTTVIQDKSELDLYLEEPMIKDPIKHYDVLAFWMSQGAKYRDLSRMAWDVLAIPVSTVAS, encoded by the exons ATGGAAAAGTTTAACCTTGTGAAATTGACCTTAGCACGACTCTTTGAAGAGTACCGGTGCATGGAGATAACTGAGGAAGAGAGGGGTTTACAATCACATGCTATTGAGGACAATACAATTGGAGATGTTTTAGATTGGGAG gaGCTATCCATGTATGAGAGTTCTACTACTACTGTAATACAAGATAAATCCGAATTAGATTTATATCTAGAAGAGCCAATGATTAAAGATCCGATCAAGCATTATGATGTATTGGCCTTTTGGATGTCACAAGGAGCAAAGTATCGTGATCTTTCTCGGATGGCATGGGATGTATTGGCTATTCCGGTATCAACTGTTGCTTCTTAA